A window of Chlorobium phaeobacteroides DSM 266 genomic DNA:
CGATTGGGCGGCCTTTCCTGTTTTCGCCAGGGCTGAAAAACAACGCGTCAACTCAAGGCATTCCGTTCGGGATGATCGGATCTGTACCGGTTTATAAGGTTGAGAAATTGTCGCCCATACCGATCCAGCTTGACCTCGCCTACTCCGGAAACGGAGAGCATCGCCTCGTTGTTTTCCGGGAAAATCGAAGCCATATCGCGCAGCGTGCGGTCAGAAAAGACAACATAGGGAGGTATTCCCTGCTCGTCGGCAATCTGCTTGCGAAGCTCTCTGAGCTGATCGAACAGCTCGTGATCGTATGAGCCTGAAAGTTCCTGTTTTCCTGCTTTTGCGCTCTTCTTTTCCAGAACCCGGACAATCTCCACCCGCGCTTCATTTTTCAGAATCTGAACAGCTTTTGGCAGGAGCACGATTGTCGGGTAAAGGCCCTCCGATTTTGCGATAACTTTTTGTGCAAGAAGTTCATCGATAAGCTGCCGCCAGAATTTCTTGTCGCGCCCCTTGCCCACTCCGTAAGTTTTGAGACGATCATGGCCGAAGTCCCGGATCTTTTTGTTGGCGCTGCCGGTGACAATATCCACAATATGCGTAGCCCCGAACCGCTCTTCGGTACGGGCTATGGCCGAAAGCAGCATCTGCGCCTCAAGCGAGCAGTCGACAACTTCGCGCGTACCAAGGCAGATGTCGCAGGAGTTGCAGTTGTCATGCGGATAGGTTTCGCCGAAATAGTCAAGCAGGGTTTTTCTTCGACAAACCGATGTTGATGCAAAGGAGATGACTTTCGAAAAAGCTCCGAGTGCCCTTGCCCGTTCAGTTTCGTCCTGCATTGCATCGATGAAGAACCGTACTTTTGGAATATCGCTCTGCGAAAACAGGAGCGTGCAGCGTGCGGCCTCGCCGTCGCGCCCCGCTCGCCCGGTTTCCTGGTAGTAGTTTTCGATGCTTTTCGGAAGGTCGGCATGAATGACGAAGCGGATATTCGATTTGTCGATACCCATGCCGAACGCAACGGTTGCCACAATCACATCAACCTCATCGCGAATGAAAGCTTCCTGATTCTGTTTCCGCTCATCATCGCCAAGTCCGGCATGGTACGGGAGCACCCGAAACCCCTTTGCCTTCAGCAGCGCGGCGGTCTCGTTGACGCTTTTGCGGCTGGTGCGATAGATGATGCCGGCTTTCCCTGAGTTTTGTTTCAGTAGGGCGACAAGCTGATCGCTGGCATTTTCCTTGAAACGGATGTCGTAGTAGAGATTGGCGCGGTCAAACGATGCTCTTACGACAAACGGGTTGCGCAGGGCGAGTTTATCGAGAATATCCCGTTGCACCTGGTGGGTTGCGGTTGCCGTAAACGCCGCAACAGGAAGATCGGGAAAGAGCGTCACGAGTTGCGAGAGCGAAAGATAGTCGGGCCGGAAATCGTGGCCCCATTCCGATATGCAGTGCGCTTCGTCGATCACGGCCATACTGATATTGACCCTTTTGAGCATCTCCTGGAACTGGTCGAGCGTAAACCGTTCAGGCGCGACATAGAGCAGATCGAGTGAGTTTGAAAGCAGATCGCGCAGAACAAGAGTGCGCTCTTCAGGAGCAAGCGAGCTGTTGAGAAAGGCCGCACGTATTCCGTTTGCCCTGGCGCCGTCAACCTGATCTTTCATAAGCGCAATAAGCGGGCTGATCACCATGCAGGTGCCAGGGAGAAGGACGGCAGGAAGTTGATAGCAGAGCGATTTTCCTCCCCCGGTCGGCATGACGGCAAAAACATCCCTTTTTTCGATAATTGTCCTGACAATCATCTCCTGGTTGGGTCGAAAATCACGGAATCCGAAAACCTTTCGAAGGGTCTCGTACAACGCCGCATCAGAGCAGCCCCGCTTTTTTTCGGGGTTGAGTGAATCAGTTGTCACCAGGGAACCTCCTCCTGGTGACGTTGCAATCCGTCAAAGCTATAGCTATTCATGTCGATATACATCAGCAGGAGTTTTACCGATTCCGCTTTTATCAATCCCGTATCGGTTGTGCATGCAAAACAAACAGCACAATAATACAGAGAACAAACCGGAATGCCATGGTTTGTTGCAAACGATACCCTCCCAGGGGGAGTGCCCGCAGTTTTCCGGCTCCCGACGTTAAGAAGGAGACGTCGCTCCTCAATGGTTTTCGGCTTGCGGGATTATAACCTGAATTTCCGGAGAAACTGTAACCATGGTTGCCACAACTCAATGAAAAAAAGAGGGTTATGTGCAAATAACCCTCTTTTTTTGCCTTAAACATAGTCACAGTAGTAACGATAACAAAGGAGGCGCCTATGGCTTTTTCTGAGTTTAGAGTATTGAATGGCGAGTTGGGGGTACAGTGAAGGTGGGAAGTGGGTAATGGGAAGTGGGTAATGGGAAGTGGGTAATGGGAAGAAGAAAGTGCTGAGTGCTGAGCAATGAGTTCTGAGTTGGGGAAAGAAGAGAAGAGAGATCTCTCCCGATGGTCGAGATGACATACCCAATTCGTTTCTTAATCGAAAACAAGGCTGGATGGCTGGATAGCGAGATGGCGAAATAGCAAAACAGCCTCATTAATTCTCTTTTCGTGAAAATTCGTGGGCAGAAGAGCGTCTTAAGTGTTAAGTGCTACGGGTTTCGTCTGAAGGGGACGGGGGTTGGGAAGACCTGAGCATGCGCAGGGGAAAGAAGAGAAGAGAGATCTCTCCCGATGGTCGAGATGACAAGAGGGGGCGGGATGGCGAAATGGCTGGATAGCTGGATGGCGGGATGGCGGGATGGCGAAACAGACTTAATTCGTTTCTTAATCAAAAAACCGGCTGTTGTTTTTATCGGCGAAGCCAGAGAAAACCAACAGCCGATTTCTTTTTCGTGCAAATTCGTGTAATTCGTGGGCAAAACTCTTCCTCTTCATCCCCATTCGTCTTTTAATGAAAAACAAGGCTGGATGGCTGGATAGCGAGATGGCGAAATAGCAAAACAGCCTTAATTTACTTTTCGTGTCAATTCGTGGGCAACTCCCCCTCTTCATCAGAGTATTTTCTGCTACGGATCAACCTCCCCGAGGTGCGTACGAGCAGGGGAAAGAAGAGAAGAGAGATCTCTCCCGATGGTCGAGATGACATACCCAATTCGTTTCTTAATCAAAAAACCGGCAGTTGTTTTTATCGGCGAAGCCAGAGAAAACCAACAGCCGATTTCTTTTTCGTGAAAATCCGTGTAATTCGTGGGCAAAACTCTTCCTCTTCATCCCCATTCGTCTTTTAATGAAAAACAAGGCTGGATGGCTGGATAGCGAGATGGCGAAATAGCAAAACAGCCTTAATTTACTTTTCGTGTCAATTCGTGGGCAACTCCCCCTCTTCATCAGAGTATTTTCTGCTACGGATCAACCTCCCCGAGGCACGATACTTCCGTCCTTGACCCGGCATCGTTATCATTCTCCGGGAATTCAGGTTATAAGGCAGGTTATCAAAACGGATGGGTACGGAGCGAAGTTCAGGGTCTTTCCGCTCAACGGCTCACAGGGTGTAATTCGGCAAGAACCTGGCCATTCTCGTCGATTGTTGTGATGGGGTATGATCTGGTCGTGATGAAATCCTCTTTTTTGATTCTCTTCTCGCCGCTCAGGGAAAGATGTGCCCATAACGTTATCGTCGCTTTTGGGGAAAAGCTCTTTTGAAGGTCGATTGCTCCATCGACGACGGTTTTTCCGGAAACCTGCTCTGCTGTTTGCTGCGTTTCGGCAAGCGTGACCGAAGGGGCGTCTGCCAGCGAGGTATCCCTGATTTCGATACGGAGGAGAGCTGTTGACGGAAGTGACAGCGGCTCGGAGAGCGAGAGGATGTAAGAAACGATCATGATTTATTTATTGGTGATTTTCTTTGACAACCCAGCAGTGGCAGTTTGATTGAAAGAGATCGCCACGGCTGAAATTGGCTGCTTTGCATCCCCCCCGGCATTCGGAGAGCCAGTCGCACCCATGGCAATACCCCTGGATATCGCCAATTTCGATACTGCGGAAATAGTTGAGAAAGCGGGAGTTTCTCCAGATATCGCGGAATGACCGGTTTCGCAATGAATCGGCAACGACCCCTTCAAAATAATGACAGGGCAGTACCTCTCCCGATGGAGTGACGGTGCAGTAATTGGTGGCTCCTCCGCATTCGCTTGGCCTTGAAAGATCGGCCTGTTCACCTGACGGGGGCGAAAAGGTCAGCTCAAATTCCAGAGGAAGAATGGTAAACGACCAGCGATCCCGCTGTTCGACAAGTTCTCTTGAAACTGTTTGTATCTGGAGCGGATCGAGTTCAAGATCCCGGTTATGTTTACCTCGGCCGGAAGGCACAAAGGGAATCAGACGGAAATAAGGGACGCCGGAACGCTCTGTAAACTTCAGGATTTCGGGTATGTCATCAATATTGTTTTTTGTCACAACGGTTCCTATGGTAAGGTTAACTCCCGCGGCAAGCGTATTCCTGATTCCCTGTACCACATCATTGAAAGCTTCTTTACGACCGCGTACCCGTCCGTAAATTTCTGCTGTCGATCCGTCGAGGCTGATCTGCACATCAACATTGAGGGCCTTAAGCTTTTTTGCCACCTCTCTGGTAACAAGGGTGCCGTTGGTTGCAAGGCTGATGCTGAGGTTGTTTTTCGCAGCGGCAGCGGCCAGATCGAAAAAATCTTCCCTGAGCAGCGGCTCTCCTCCGCTGAAGGTTATTTCCTCTACACCGAGTGCGGCCCATTCATCAAGTAATTCAAAACAACGGGCTGTTGAAAGATCGGGCTCCGTCGATTGTCCGGCAGAGACGACACAGTGAAGGCATTGCAGATTGCATTGAGAGGTAATCTCCCAGAATATGGTTTGAGGAGGAGGCGCATCAAACCAGCGCATGGGTTTTTCTTTTATCAGGACATAGCCCTTTTTGGCAAGATCATGGATAAATTGTTCGGTTTTTGCGGCAATCGACGCGCTTTCAGCAACATAACGACTTTGCAGCTTTTTTACGATCTCACCCATTGAGCGGCTTCCGTTGCTCCACTCAAGAATGGCTGCACCGGCTTTATTCACAGTGAACCCGCCATAGGGGGATGAGGCCATGAATGTATCGCGATCCTGCTTGCTGAGAAAAAACGGGAAATAGGGATAATGCATGGATGTATGGTAGATCACGGCAGTATCGGCTTGTTGCGCGATACTGCCATGGTTGATGATTAATACTTGAGCGGTTTACTCCGAACATTCAGGATTGAAATCTTCCGGTGCTTCGCTCTCTTCGTTTGTTATCGAATCATCAGCTTCCTCTCCGGGATCAGGATACTCCGTTGCTGTCCAGTCCTGATTTTCATAGGCGGAGGGGTCGTATTGTGCATAATCCGATTGAATGGAAGGAGGTTGATAACCGTGAAAATTAATGTTGATGACAACCGGAGGCATCTGATTCATGCCTGGAGGAGGGGCCTCATCGCTGTAGTAAGCTCCGGACGCAGGATCAAGCCGATAGGTTGTTGTGTACCCCTCCGGTCCGACCCACGGTTTGTTTGTCGGGCCGGCAGCACATCCCGGAACCGGTGACGGTGGGCAGATCGGTATTTTCGGCACAGGAGGACAAGTGACTTTTATTCCCGGAGGACAAGCGAGTTTTATCCCTGGCGGACAGATAACCTGAATTGGTGCTGAGGGACAACTTTGTTTTATTCCCGGAGGACAAAGTTGTTTTATTCCCGGAGGACAGGCGAGCTTTATTCCCGGAGGACATACGAGTTTCGGTGAAACAGGGCAAACCTGTATCGGTGCACCGGGACAGGTTTTCGGCGCTGCGGGACAGAGCGAAACGGTCGGGCAGAGAGAGTTTGCTGCCGCAATGTCACCGGCGCTGAGAGCAGTTCTCTGGCCTATCGATGCGGACGGATCGGTCGGGGTGATGGTTTCCGAGCCGTCAGTTGAAAAGGCGGTTCTCGGATAGTGCATAATGGATCCGTAGTCATAAGCGCCGACATCATCACCATCGCTTATCTGCTGATTGAAATTGTGTTCATACCCTGCGATGATTTTATCCCAGTGAATGGTGACAAATGCGTTCCGGTCTTCACGGCTGTGTTCGTGCCAAAGCCCTATGGTATGGCCGATTTCATGAATGGTATTGCCTTTCGAGCATCCCGAGGCAAGATTAATGTATTGCTGGCCGCCCTGTTTCCCGACATAGGAGCTGCAGCCGGAACCCGATCTGAATGTTACCCAGTCAGGATAACTTGACGCATTGGCATTTGTTCGAAGAATAAACCGGAACTTTGTTTTTGCCTCCCAGTGGGCTATGGCATCGGTTACTCTGCTCTGATTAGGCAGAGCCGTATCGATGGTGTAGGGGACTTTACAGTTCGGCCATCGGTACTTGGCTCCTGTAATGGTAATGCCCCGCAGCGTAACCCCCTGCTGTATCTCCCGTTTGCGCTGCTCGGTTTTGCTGTCGACATCGGCAACCTTGCCGAGAATGATGTCCCCTTCAAACATGGCCATTCCATCAACGTCAGTATACTGAACCGACTTGTACCCAAACGTATTCCCCTCGATAATAGCGGTACGCAGCTTACCTGATGGAGAGAATTCGCCATACTCCTGTGGAGTGTTTCCGTTTTTTTTACGCGCCATAGTTTTCTCCTTTTTGTGGTTGTAAAAGAGGATGCCTTCAGAACTATACTGCAGAAAAAATCTGTATCAGGTTTTTTAGAACAACGAAAAAATTCTTGAGATCAGCAGTTCATACGACTTTTGTCTTGTCGAGTTGAAAGACTGGCTCCTGGCGGAGCACTTTCTCTGCTGATTGTCCTTCGGATTAAGTCAATAAGAAACGTCTGGGATGAGTGAAATCGTTCGCATAAAAATAAAAAAAAGTAATACGGTTTATTGTTTTTTTTATTGGTTGCCGATAAATAGATGAATCTCCGCCAATGGTCGATTGCATAGCGCAACATCAATCCGCTCGTTGCCAGAACGGCGCGAGCAGAAATTTTCCCGTTTTTTTTCGATCGACCGTTAATGCGCGATCTCTTGTCTTCGTCGGGAGCCGGAAATCAGTTGATCTGTTTTTGTCGTTCATTTTTACTGCTGCATAAGCAGGTTTCTTTGTATTTTACCTGGTATAAACCGCTGGCGTGCTGTTAAGCTGAAACCATTACTCGAAGTGGATAAATCAGAACACGACAGGGAGCGCTTTATTTCCCTTATGGCAGCGTATGATCTTCTCGATAAGAGCGAAAATCCACATCGCGCTGCTGAACTTCTTCTGGAAGCAGGATCTTTGGTTGACGGTGAGGCCGAGCCGAAAAAGTGGGCAGCCTTCCGGCAGTTGTATGCGCAGTATTCCGAGACCTCCGATCCTGAGGCGGCCATAACGGCCTATCGTGACGCACTCTCCGTGTGGGATCCGGTTCTTGATCGGGATGCATGGGTTGCCTGTCACAGCGGTATCGGTTCCCTTATGGTAAACCTCCAGCCCTTCGGCCCGAAAGAACTCGACGAAGCCGTCATGCATCTTGAGTCGGCCGTCCAGGCCCAGCCTTTTCTCTCTTCGATGCTTGCCGTGCTCTACCGGTTTCGCTCTGCCGGCGATCCCCGCGAAAACTGGCAAAAAAGGGTTCATCACCTTCGGCAGGCTCTCCTGCTGATCGACCGTGATGAAGAGCCCTGCGGTTGGGCTGCCGCGAACAACGAACTGGCAATCGCCATAGGGGACGAACCGGATGCCGACTTCGGGGCTGCCCTTGAAGAGCGTCTTCGGCTTCATCTCGAATCATTCGGCCTGCTTGAGGGAAATAAGGACGATACATGGATCGATACCTGCCTCTCCCTGTCGGAGTGCTACCTTTTCCGGGGCGGCATTGATGACCGGGAAAATCAGGAACAGGCGGAACGTTATGCCCGTCTTGCGCTCGATGCGGCCGGGACAGAGGTTTCCGGGCCCTTGAGGGCGGAAGTCCTGCTCAACCTTGCCAGAGTGCTGATGGCTCCGGGCAGGTTCTTCGACGCTGACCGCATACGGCAGTGCCTTTCCTGCTGCGACGAGTCCGCAGCCCTGATCGATCCTGTGAGATCGCCGGCGCTCATGGCCAGCGTGGAGTCGTTCCGTGCCAATGCATTGCTCAAGCTTATCCAGAACGGGGAGCCTTGCGATGAAGAGAGGCTTGCAGCACACGCCGAAGCTGCGCTTGCATTGCTTCCGGGAGTCGAGCATACCTCCAGTCGCCGGTCTATCCTGCAGGTTGCCGGCGAGGGAATGCTTGCGGCACGACACGACGAACGTGCTGCCGGTTACTTCAGAGAAGCGCTCGATGCCGCAGCATCGGCGCTTCTTTTCGCCGAAAGCCGCGAGGGGCGTATGCAGCGGATATGGGAGTTCAGGGACACCTCCGCGCTGCTTGCATGGAGCCTCCTCAAACTCGGGGACAAAGAGAATGCCCTTGTCGAGCTTGAAAAGGGTAAAGGGCGGTTCTGGAGGACAGACGACGAAGCGCTCTCTGTTGCCGCGATTCGATCGATCGTTCCGTCAGGC
This region includes:
- the recQ gene encoding DNA helicase RecQ → MTTDSLNPEKKRGCSDAALYETLRKVFGFRDFRPNQEMIVRTIIEKRDVFAVMPTGGGKSLCYQLPAVLLPGTCMVISPLIALMKDQVDGARANGIRAAFLNSSLAPEERTLVLRDLLSNSLDLLYVAPERFTLDQFQEMLKRVNISMAVIDEAHCISEWGHDFRPDYLSLSQLVTLFPDLPVAAFTATATHQVQRDILDKLALRNPFVVRASFDRANLYYDIRFKENASDQLVALLKQNSGKAGIIYRTSRKSVNETAALLKAKGFRVLPYHAGLGDDERKQNQEAFIRDEVDVIVATVAFGMGIDKSNIRFVIHADLPKSIENYYQETGRAGRDGEAARCTLLFSQSDIPKVRFFIDAMQDETERARALGAFSKVISFASTSVCRRKTLLDYFGETYPHDNCNSCDICLGTREVVDCSLEAQMLLSAIARTEERFGATHIVDIVTGSANKKIRDFGHDRLKTYGVGKGRDKKFWRQLIDELLAQKVIAKSEGLYPTIVLLPKAVQILKNEARVEIVRVLEKKSAKAGKQELSGSYDHELFDQLRELRKQIADEQGIPPYVVFSDRTLRDMASIFPENNEAMLSVSGVGEVKLDRYGRQFLNLINRYRSDHPERNALS
- a CDS encoding YbaY family lipoprotein, encoding MIVSYILSLSEPLSLPSTALLRIEIRDTSLADAPSVTLAETQQTAEQVSGKTVVDGAIDLQKSFSPKATITLWAHLSLSGEKRIKKEDFITTRSYPITTIDENGQVLAELHPVSR
- a CDS encoding PqqD family peptide modification chaperone, with protein sequence MIYHTSMHYPYFPFFLSKQDRDTFMASSPYGGFTVNKAGAAILEWSNGSRSMGEIVKKLQSRYVAESASIAAKTEQFIHDLAKKGYVLIKEKPMRWFDAPPPQTIFWEITSQCNLQCLHCVVSAGQSTEPDLSTARCFELLDEWAALGVEEITFSGGEPLLREDFFDLAAAAAKNNLSISLATNGTLVTREVAKKLKALNVDVQISLDGSTAEIYGRVRGRKEAFNDVVQGIRNTLAAGVNLTIGTVVTKNNIDDIPEILKFTERSGVPYFRLIPFVPSGRGKHNRDLELDPLQIQTVSRELVEQRDRWSFTILPLEFELTFSPPSGEQADLSRPSECGGATNYCTVTPSGEVLPCHYFEGVVADSLRNRSFRDIWRNSRFLNYFRSIEIGDIQGYCHGCDWLSECRGGCKAANFSRGDLFQSNCHCWVVKENHQ
- the legP gene encoding Dot/Icm T4SS effector Zinc-dependent metalloprotease LegP codes for the protein MARKKNGNTPQEYGEFSPSGKLRTAIIEGNTFGYKSVQYTDVDGMAMFEGDIILGKVADVDSKTEQRKREIQQGVTLRGITITGAKYRWPNCKVPYTIDTALPNQSRVTDAIAHWEAKTKFRFILRTNANASSYPDWVTFRSGSGCSSYVGKQGGQQYINLASGCSKGNTIHEIGHTIGLWHEHSREDRNAFVTIHWDKIIAGYEHNFNQQISDGDDVGAYDYGSIMHYPRTAFSTDGSETITPTDPSASIGQRTALSAGDIAAANSLCPTVSLCPAAPKTCPGAPIQVCPVSPKLVCPPGIKLACPPGIKQLCPPGIKQSCPSAPIQVICPPGIKLACPPGIKVTCPPVPKIPICPPSPVPGCAAGPTNKPWVGPEGYTTTYRLDPASGAYYSDEAPPPGMNQMPPVVININFHGYQPPSIQSDYAQYDPSAYENQDWTATEYPDPGEEADDSITNEESEAPEDFNPECSE
- a CDS encoding CHAT domain-containing protein produces the protein MDKSEHDRERFISLMAAYDLLDKSENPHRAAELLLEAGSLVDGEAEPKKWAAFRQLYAQYSETSDPEAAITAYRDALSVWDPVLDRDAWVACHSGIGSLMVNLQPFGPKELDEAVMHLESAVQAQPFLSSMLAVLYRFRSAGDPRENWQKRVHHLRQALLLIDRDEEPCGWAAANNELAIAIGDEPDADFGAALEERLRLHLESFGLLEGNKDDTWIDTCLSLSECYLFRGGIDDRENQEQAERYARLALDAAGTEVSGPLRAEVLLNLARVLMAPGRFFDADRIRQCLSCCDESAALIDPVRSPALMASVESFRANALLKLIQNGEPCDEERLAAHAEAALALLPGVEHTSSRRSILQVAGEGMLAARHDERAAGYFREALDAAASALLFAESREGRMQRIWEFRDTSALLAWSLLKLGDKENALVELEKGKGRFWRTDDEALSVAAIRSIVPSGGALLVANFSCREGAVIVVTGERIEIVWLPSFGKDRLMALQRGGLDVASPGGWLRAYHMRNSEHEAWRRMIEETGETLYRELWEPVLDLLQDMGIADDAELVWFPQGGSGVFPVHAAWRQDSDGSKRWLIDRFTVRYAPDFQVLLSGESGVGCASGSLLLVANPCGDLDFSELECAWVRQYHTGRELKLLHGIDATPDAVLDAIGSAGIVHFSTHAIFDLNRPLCSALLLAGGEPLSLERLIPALEQKAPYLVVLSACETAMSRISSTPDEFLGFPAAFLHSGVRTVLATLWPVDDAATAVLTGRFYRELAVNNHSPSRALREAQNWIRSVTALELMELMREMKNAPPPAGPLAGRIRTALRAFDPELKPFASPYYWAAFTISGKE